The Luteimonas sp. YGD11-2 genome has a window encoding:
- a CDS encoding nucleoside-diphosphate sugar epimerase/dehydratase, which translates to MISWHERAGAWLPRAGIIAHDLFMVWLCWIVLHQFRLSMQPVPMETPLWSTATLIVVAAQGLVLWRVGLYRGVWRFASVPDLVNILKASVFGLLAILIALFLYNRLELVPRTVLVLYPVALTALLGMPRLLYRSWKDHSLARTDQSAVRVLILGAGQAGEALLRDLRRTGAYQAVGFLDDAAKLRGSYLQGVPVLGRVEDVARIAPETAARLLIIAMPSLDAANMRRVVALCEETGLPFRTVPRLDDLLEGQSLPGELKEVAIEDLLGRQPVLPDWQAIRSWLGGRSVLVTGGGGSIGAELCRQCARNGARQITVVDVDELALATIQARLGRDFPHIECLPVLGDCGDPAVMRHALSLSTPEAVFHAAAYKQVPVLEGQLREAVRNNVLATETVAREASAAGVGSFVLISTDKAVDPANVLGATKRLAETVCQSLAESTQTRFVTVRFGNVLDSAGSVVPLFREQIRTGGPVTVTDPDVTRYFMTIPEACLLILQAAAIGSRHAVYTLDMGEPVSIRLLAEQMIRLAGKHPQRDIAIVYTGLRPGEKLHETLFHADERYRPTSHPKILQAEARAVRSEDVLAATQRLRHASERYDLAELAVTLRASVPEFIPANIPDTHKSRTVVEFPARHARRT; encoded by the coding sequence ATGATCTCCTGGCACGAACGCGCCGGCGCATGGCTGCCCCGCGCGGGCATCATTGCCCATGACCTCTTCATGGTCTGGCTGTGCTGGATCGTCCTGCACCAGTTCCGCCTGTCGATGCAGCCGGTGCCGATGGAGACGCCGCTGTGGTCGACCGCCACGCTGATCGTGGTGGCGGCACAGGGCCTGGTGCTGTGGCGCGTCGGCCTGTACCGCGGGGTATGGCGATTCGCCAGCGTCCCCGACCTCGTCAACATCCTCAAGGCCAGCGTCTTCGGCCTGCTCGCGATCCTCATCGCGCTGTTTCTCTACAACCGCCTCGAGCTGGTGCCGCGGACGGTGCTGGTGCTCTATCCGGTCGCGCTGACGGCGCTGCTCGGCATGCCGCGTCTTCTGTACCGGAGCTGGAAGGACCACAGCCTGGCGCGTACCGACCAGAGTGCCGTGCGCGTGCTGATCCTCGGTGCCGGCCAGGCCGGCGAGGCCCTGTTGCGCGACCTGCGCCGGACCGGCGCCTACCAGGCGGTTGGATTCCTGGACGATGCCGCCAAGCTGCGTGGCAGCTATCTGCAGGGCGTGCCGGTGCTGGGACGGGTGGAGGATGTGGCCCGCATCGCCCCGGAGACGGCGGCGCGGCTGCTGATCATCGCCATGCCGTCGCTCGACGCGGCGAACATGCGTCGCGTCGTCGCCCTGTGCGAGGAAACCGGACTCCCGTTCCGCACCGTGCCGCGGCTCGACGACCTGCTCGAAGGGCAGTCGCTGCCCGGCGAGCTCAAGGAGGTCGCGATCGAGGACCTGCTCGGGCGCCAGCCGGTGCTGCCCGACTGGCAGGCCATCCGCAGCTGGCTCGGTGGTCGCAGCGTGCTGGTGACCGGCGGCGGTGGCTCGATCGGTGCGGAACTGTGCCGGCAGTGCGCGCGCAATGGTGCACGCCAGATCACCGTCGTCGACGTGGACGAACTTGCGCTGGCGACCATCCAGGCGCGACTGGGCCGTGATTTCCCGCATATCGAGTGCCTGCCGGTGCTGGGCGACTGCGGCGATCCTGCGGTGATGCGCCACGCGCTTTCGCTGTCCACGCCCGAGGCGGTCTTCCACGCCGCCGCGTACAAGCAGGTCCCGGTGCTCGAGGGCCAGTTGCGCGAGGCGGTACGCAACAACGTGCTGGCCACCGAGACCGTCGCCCGCGAAGCGTCGGCGGCGGGAGTCGGGTCGTTCGTGCTGATCTCGACCGACAAGGCCGTCGATCCCGCCAATGTGCTCGGTGCCACCAAGCGGCTGGCGGAAACCGTGTGCCAGTCGCTCGCGGAATCGACGCAGACGCGTTTCGTGACCGTGCGATTCGGCAACGTGCTGGACTCCGCAGGCAGCGTCGTCCCGCTGTTCCGTGAGCAGATCCGCACGGGTGGGCCGGTGACCGTCACCGACCCGGATGTCACCCGGTACTTCATGACCATCCCGGAAGCCTGTCTGCTGATCCTGCAGGCGGCAGCGATCGGCTCCAGGCACGCCGTGTACACGCTGGACATGGGCGAGCCGGTTTCGATCCGCCTGCTGGCCGAGCAGATGATCCGCCTTGCGGGCAAGCATCCGCAGCGCGACATCGCCATTGTCTATACCGGCCTGCGGCCCGGCGAGAAGCTGCATGAGACGCTGTTCCACGCCGACGAGCGCTATCGACCGACCTCGCATCCGAAGATCCTGCAGGCCGAGGCCCGCGCGGTGCGCAGCGAGGACGTGCTTGCCGCGACCCAACGCCTCCGTCACGCGTCGGAACGCTACGATCTCGCGGAGCTCGCCGTGACCCTGCGCGCGTCGGTCCCGGAATTCATCCCGGCGAACATCCCCGACACGCACAAGTCCCGCACGGTGGTCGAATTCCCCGCCAGACACGCACGCAGGACATGA